The proteins below come from a single Xyrauchen texanus isolate HMW12.3.18 chromosome 3, RBS_HiC_50CHRs, whole genome shotgun sequence genomic window:
- the taf1 gene encoding transcription initiation factor TFIID subunit 1 isoform X6 gives MSDSDSDEDQDHPFHLTGFLFGNINENGQLEDDSVLDTESKKHLAGLGSLGLGSLITEITASEEETADNEPDQSNIDSEGWVRSTEDAVDYSDISEVAEDETRKYRQAMGSLQPARRADEGDDDYDADCEDVDSKLMPPPPPPSLPIPAKKEDTPTQTSSVSDEGDGIILPSIIAPSSVGDKVDFSSSSDSESESDRPSQGSGTGGQRQMCLTLPLAGIMQKDAAKALPGVTELFPEFRPGKVLRFLRLFGPGKNMPSVWRSARRKRKRKQREPLADMAPGDNDSDPPEGEAKKKSGWDYEHAPPPPPEQCLSDDEITMMAPVESKFMQVSGEGDKVSEVRPKVAEWRYGPAQLWYDMLGVPEDGSGFHYGFKLRDEQQQDSTDTVAKTTVNAPASAPVIEQAPQQDAYDEGEDVSQMQDEMFLMVTQLQWEDDIIWNGDEVKHKGTKTQRASLAGWLPTSMTRNANAYNAQQGLSRSNSQLVPLTPPPLAKTPSTTGSKRDKHSHDHQAHEDDSPWFSIFPIDNEELVYGRWEDNIIWDDQCMDCLPSPPILTLDPNDENIILDIPDEKEERASHSPSKDNKKETALKKSRILLGKTGVIKDEPQQNMSQPEIKDPWNLSNDEFYYPKQQGLRGSFGGNIIQHSIPTVELRQPFFPTHMGPMKLRLFHRPSLKKYSFGALSQPGQHPVQPLLKHIKKKAKMREQERQASGGGDMFFMRTAQDLTGKDGDLILAEYSEEYPPLLMQVGMATKIKNYYKRKPGKDPGAPDCKYGETVYCHTSPFLGSLHPGQLLQAFENNLFRAPVYLHKMPETDFLIIRTRQGYLIRELVDIFVVGQECPLYEVPGPNSKRANTHIRDFLQVFIYRLFWKSKDRPRRIRMEDIKKAFPSHSESSIRKRLKLCADFKRTGMDSNWWVLKPDFRLPTEEEIRALVSPEQCCAYYSMLVAEQRLKDAGYGDKSFFAPDEENEEEFQMKIDDEVRTAPWNTTRAFIAAMKGKCLLEVTGVADPTGCGEGFSYVKVPNKPTQQKDDREPQPVKKTVTGTDADLRRLSLKNAKQLLRKFGVPEEEIKKLSRWEVIDVVRTMSTEQARSGEGPMSKFARGSRFSVAEHQERYKEECQRIFDLQNKVLESTEVLSTDTDSSSAEDSDFEEMGKNIENMLQNKKTSSQLSREREEQERKELQRMLMGEDNERERGRKERRKGSSALSTSSHKDDDASSVTSLNSSATGRRMKIYRTFCDEDGKEYVRCETVRKPSVIDAYLRIRTTKDNDFIRKFALFDEQHREEMRKERRRIQEQLRRLKRNQEKDKFKGPPEKKAKKAKERPDLKLKCGACGAIGHMRTNKFCPLYYQTNAPPSNPVAMTEEQEEELEKTVIHNDNEELIKVEGTKIVLGKQLIESADEVRRKSLVLKFPKQQLPPKKKRRVGTTAHCDYLNRPHKSIHRRRTDPMVTLSSVLESIINDMRDLPNTYPFHTPVNGKVIKDYYKIITRPMDLQTLRENVRKRIYPSREEFRESVELIFKNSATYNGAKHLLTLVAQSMLNLCDEKLKEKEERLVRLEKAINPLLDDDDQVAFSFILDNIVTQKMMAVPGSWPFHHPVNKKFVPDYYKVIIDPMDLDTLRKNISKHKYQNREIFLADVSLIHANSVKYNGPDSPYTKTALEIVNLCKQTLAEYDEHLTQLEKDISTAKEAALDAADLESLDPLTPGPYTPQPDVCESNVSVSLQGDSSLLAEATLIPPTPDKRGGQGRHRGRMGEDESDVDIEGYEEDDDGKPKTPAPAEEGDLDDEDEEDDDDELLMRPQRRMHGDEEEEEDDEGSSRQQQASVLYQDLLMSDAEDDASEEEGDNPFCSIQLSESGSDSDTDLGHQESTRIGLEQEESMMSYEGDGPDEETHMEDSNVSYGSYDDGDSQMQRRVSSPGTGERDVEGVYGMSEEEEEEEDERRRGPSVLTQVQLSDDEEDSEEFRSIGGDIDMDSDN, from the exons ATGTCAGACTCTGACAGTGACGAGGACCAGGACCATCCCTTCCACTTGACAGGGTTTCTGTTTGGCAACATCAATGAGAATGGTCAGCTGGAGGATGACAGCGTGCTGGATACG gaGTCAAAGAAGCACCTGGCTGGTCTGGGCTCTCTGGGTTTGGGTTCACTCATTACAGAGATCACAGCCAGTGAGGAAGAAACGGCTGACAATGAGCCAGACCAGAGCAACATTGATTCAGAAg GATGGGTAAGGAGCACTGAAGATGCAGTTGATTATTCTGATATCAGTGAAGTTGCAGAGGATGAAACTCGTAAATACAGACAGGCCATGGGCAGCCTGCAGCCAGCACGGAGAGCAG ATGAAGGGGATGATGACTATGATGCTGATTGTGAGGACGTTGATTCCAAACTCATGCCTCCGCCCCCTCCCCCTAGTCTGCCAATCCCTGCAAAGAAAGAGGACACACCCACTCAGACCAGCAGTG tgagTGATGAGGGTGATGGCATCATCCTGCCTTCCATTATCGCTCCATCATCTGTGGGAGATAAGGTTGACTTCAGTAGTTCATCagacagtgagagtgagagtgatagACCGTCTCAGGGTTCAGGGACAGGAGGACAGAGACAGATGTGCCTCACCCTCCCTCTTGCGGGCATTATGCAAAAAGATGCGGCTAAAGCTCTGCCAGGAGTCACAGAACTTTTTCCTGAGTTCAGACCTGGAAAG GTGTTGCGGTTCTTGCGGTTGTTTGGTCCTGGTAAGAACATGCCTTCTGTTTGGCGAAGCGCTCGCAGGAAACGGAAACGAAAGCAGAGAGAGCCACTGGCAGACATGGCCCCAGGCGACAATGATTCGGATCCACCTGAGGGAGAAGCTAAGAAAAAATCAGGGTGGGACTATGAACAtgcacctccaccaccaccagagCAGTGTCTGTCTGATGATGAG ATCACCATGATGGCTCCAGTGGAGTCTAAGTTCATGCAGGTATCTGGTGAGGGTGATAAAGTTTCAGAAGTGAGGCCAAAGGTGGCAGAGTGGCGTTACGGTCCAGCACAGCTTTGGTACGACATGCTTGGCGTACCAGAGGATGGGAGTGGCTTCCATTATGGATTTAAACTCCGAGATGAACAACAGCAGGACAGTACAGACACCGTGGCAAAAACGACTGTGAATGCACCAGCATCTGCACCAGTCATCGAGCAGGCTCCACAACAAGATGCTTATGATGAG GGGGAGGATGTCTCTCAGATGCAGGATGAGATGTTTTTAATGGTGACCCAGCTGCAGTGGGAGGATGACATCATCTGGAATGGAGATGAGGTGAAACACAAGGGCACAAAGACCCAGCGTGCCAGTCTGGCCGGGTGGCTGCCTACTAGCATGACCCGTAATGCCAATGCTTATAATGCTCAGCAGG gTCTAAGTCGCAGTAATTCTCAACTTGTGCCCCTGACTCCTCCCCCTCTGGCCAAAACTCCATCCACAACAGGCTCCAAAAGAGACAAACACAGCCACGATCATCAAG CTCATGAGGATGATTCTCCGTGGTTCTCCATATTCCCGATTGATAATGAGGAGCTTGTGTATGGACGTTGGGAAGACAACATAATCTGGGATGATCAGTGCATGGACTGCCTCCCTTCTCCTCCCATTCTCACTCTTGACCCCAATGATGAAAACATCATACTCG ACATCCCAGATGAAAAAGAGGAAAGAGCTTCTCATTCCCCATCCAAAGACAACAAGAAAGAGACGGCACTGAAGAAAAGTCGCATTCTCCTCGGAAAGACTGGCGTCATCAAAGATGAGCCTCAAcag AATATGTCCCAGCCAGAGATTAAGGATCCCTGGAATCTGTCGAATGATGAGTTCTACTACCCCAAACAGCAGGGGCTCAGAGGATCCTTTGGAGGAAACATCATACAG CACTCTATTCCTACTGTGGAGTTGAGGCAGCCATTCTTCCCCACTCACATGGGACCCATGAAATTGCGTCTATTCCATCGACCATCCCTGAAGAAGTACTCTTTTGGAGCGCTGTCCCAGCCTGGCCAGCACCCGGTCCAACCCCTCCTCAAACACATTAAGAAGAAGGCTAAG ATGCGAGAGCAGGAGCGTCAGGCATCGGGTGGAGGGGACATGTTCTTCATGCGCACGGCTCAGGATCTTACGGGAAAAGATGGAGACCTCATTTTGGCAGAATATAGCGAGGAGTATCCTCCGCTTCTCATGCAAGTTGGGATGGCAACTAAGATCAAGAACTACTACAAAAGA AAACCAGGTAAAGACCCAGGAGCACCTGACTGTAAATATGGAGAGACTGTTTACTGTCACACATCACCTTTCCTGGGATCTTTGCACCCTGGACAACTACTGCAG GCTTTTGAAAATAACTTGTTCAGAGCTCCAGTCTACCTGCATAAGATGCCTGAGACGGATTTCCTGATTATCCGGACACGGCAGGGTTACTTAATAAGAGAACTGGTAGACATATTTGTGGTGGGACAGGAATGTCCTCTCTATGAGGTGCCAGGGCCCAACTCAAAACGAGCCAACACACACATTCGAGACTTCCTACAG GTGTTCATCTATCGTCTGTTCTGGAAGAGTAAAGATCGTCCTCGGCGTATACGTATGGAGGACATAAAGAAGGCCTTTCCCTCTCACTCTGAGAGTAGCATCCGCAAACGCCTCAAACTCTGTGCCGACTTTAAACGCACAG GTATGGATTCTAACTGGTGGGTATTAAAGCCTGATTTTCGGCTTCCTACTGAAGAGGAGATCAGAGCATTGGTCTCTCCTGAGCAGTGCTGTGCTTACTACAGTATGCTGGTAGCAGAGCAGAGACTAAAG GATGCTGGGTATGGTGATAAGTCATTCTTTGCACCTGACGAAGAGAATGAGGAAGAATTCCAGATGAAGATTGATGATGAG GTGCGCACTGCCCCATGGAACACAACCAGGGCGTTCATTGCTGCCATGAAGGGAAAGTGTCTCCTGGAGGTCACGGGGGTGGCTGACCCCACCGGTTGTGGAGAAGGATTCTCGTATGTTAAAGTCCCCAATAAACCTACACAGCAGAAG gatgatCGAGAGCCCCAGCCAGTGAAAAAGACTGTGACAGGAACTGATGCGGATCTCCGACGCCTGTCCCTCAAAAATGCCAAACAGCTGCTCCGCAAGTTTGGAGTTCCTGAGGAAGAG atAAAGAAACTTTCCCGTTGGGAGGTGATCGACGTCGTTAGGACAATGTCTACCGAGCAGGCTCGTTCAGGGGAGGGGCCTATGAGTAAATTTGCCCGTGGGTCTCGGTTCTCTGTAGCAGAACATCAGGAACGTTATAAAGAGGAGTGCCAGAGGATCTTTGACCTGCAGAACAA GGTGTTGGAGTCCACAGAGGTGTTGTCCACAGACACAGACAGCAGTTCCGCAGAGGACAGTGATTTTGAGGAGATGGGAAAAAACATTGAGAACATGCTACAGAATAAGAAAACCAGCTCTCAgctgagcagagagagagaagaacaggAGAGGAAAGAACTGCAGCGGATGCTGATGGGAGAGGACAATGAGAGGGAGAGGGGCCGCAAGGAACGACGCAAAggct CAAGTGCCCTATCCACGAGCTCTCACAAAGATGATGACGCATCCTCCGTCACTAGCCTGAACTCATCTGCAACAGGGCGAAGAATGAAGATTTATCGCACCTTTTGTGATGAGGATGGAAAAGAGTATGTGCGCTGTGAGACTGTCCGCAAACCATCTGTAATTGATGCTTATTTGCGAATACGCACCACAAAGGACAATGACTTCAT TCGTAAGTTTGCGTTGTTTGACGAGCAGCACAGGGAGGAGATGAGAAAGGAACGCAGAAGGATTCAGGAGCAACTGCGACGCCTCAAACGAAATCAGGAGAAAGACAAATTTAAAGGTCCACCTGAGAAAAAAGCCAAGAAGGCCAAAGAACGACCAGACCTGAAG CTGAAATGTGGAGCTTGTGGTGCAATTGGCCACATGAGGACTAATAAATTTTGCCCATTGTACTACCAAACCAATGCCCCGCCCTCAAATCCAGTGGCCATGACTGAGGAACAGGAAGAGGAGCTGGAGAAGACAGTGATCCACAATGACAATGAAGAACTCATCAAAGTTGAAGGAACCAAGATCGTTCTTGGAAAGCAGCTCATTGAGAG TGCTGATGAAGTACGGCGAAAATCTCTGGTTCTGAAGTTCCCCAAACAACAGCTTCCTCCCAAAAAGAAAAGACGTGTTGGGACAACTGCGCACTGTGACTACCTTAAT CGTCCTCATAAGTCCATCCATCGCAGAAGGACAGATCCCATGGTCACGCTCTCCTCCGTTCTGGAGAGCATCATCAACGACATGAGGGACCTTCCTAAT ACATACCCATTTCACACACCTGTGAACGGCAAAGTCATTAAGGATTATTACAAGATTATCACGCGGCCAATGGACCTGCAGACATTACGTGAAAACGTTCGCAAGCGCATATACCCATCTCGAGAAGAGTTCAGAGAGAGTGTCGAACTCATCTTCAAAAACAGTGCCACGTATAATG gtgcaAAGCATCTCTTAACCCTTGTTGCTCAGTCGATGCTGAATCTGTGTGACGAGAAACTGAAGGAG AAAGAGGAGCGTTTGGTTCGTTTGGAGAAAGCCATTAACCCTCTTCTGGACGATGATGATCAAGTCGCTTTCTCCTTTATCCTTGACAACATTGTCACTCAGAAGATGATGGCCGTTCCTGGC tcatgGCCCTTCCATCATCCTGTAAATAAGAAGTTTGTTCCTGATTATTATAAAGTCATCATCGACCCCATGGACCTTGACACACTTCGCAAG aacATCTCCAAGCACAAGTATCAGAACCGTGAGATATTTCTTGCTGATGTCAGTCTTATCCACGCCAACAGTGTCAAGTACAATG GGCCTGACAGCCCATATACCAAAACAGCTCTGGAAATTGTGAACCTCTGCAAACAGACTTTAGCAGAg TATGATGAACACCTGACTCAGCTGGAGAAGGATATCTCTACTGCTAAAGAAGCTGCTCTGGACGCCGCAGATCTTGAGAGCTTAGATCCATTGACCCCTGGACCATACACACCACaa CCTGATGTGTGTGAGAGCAATGTATCTGTGAGTTTGCAGGGAGATTCTAGTCTGTTAGCAGAGGCTACGCTAATCCCTCCCACCCCTGACAAAAGAGGGGGGCAG GGTCGTCACAGAGGCAGAATGGGTGAGGATGAGTCTGATGTGGACATTGAAGGATatgaggaagatgatgatggCAAACCTAAAACACCTGCTCCG GCTGAAGAGGGAGATCTGGATGATGAGGATGAAGAGGATGATGACGATGAGCTCCTCATGCGGCCACAGAGGCGTATGCATGGAgacgaagaggaggaggaggatgatgaaggcTCCAGTCGGCAACAACAGGCCAGTGTGCTTTACCAGGATCTGCTGATGTCAGATGCAGAAGATGACGCCAGTGAGGAGGAGGGAGACAATCCATTCtgct CCATCCAACTGTCAGAGAGTGGCAGTGATAGTGATACTGACTTGGGGCATCAGGAAAGCACACGGATTGGACTAGAGCAGGAAGAGAGTATGATGTCATATGAAGGGGATGGGCCTGATGAGGAAACGCACATGGAGGATAGCAACGTCAG CTATGGCAGCTATGATGATGGAGATAGTCAGATGCAGAGACGGGTGTCCAGCCCTGGGACAGGAGAACGGGATGTAGAGGGGGTTTATGGGATGAgtgaagaggaagaagaagaggaggatgagAGAAGGAGAGGGCCTAGTGTTCTCACACAGGTCCAGCTAAGTGATGATGAGGAGGACAGTGAAGAATTCAGATCCATTGGAGGAGACATTGACATGGATTCAGACAACTAA